The segment CCAGTCCAGAACGTGGTTGTTGGCTAACACACAGCAGTCGATTCCGGCGGCCGTCAGACAGGCCACGTTGTCCGGGTGCATGCGGTAGTTGATGCCCTTGAGCTGCCAGTCCGAGCTAGTGGTGACGCTGGTCTCCAGGTTGATGATGCGCAGGTCGGGTCGACAGCGCTCCACTTCTGCGAGAGCCTCGCCCCAAATGTAGGTGGGCTCGACCGAACGCGGGATCGACCCGCTGGCCCGTTCGGCCAGCTTCACATAGTCGACGGCTGATTCGACCCAGCGCTCGTGGAGTCGCGGATCCGAGGGTACGCTGAGAATCT is part of the bacterium genome and harbors:
- a CDS encoding CapA family protein, giving the protein MPSRRDFLRFSGLVALALAASRRRGRAQPRAQTTEGSAPQRVDQPAADRAGKITLFLCGDVMTGRGIDQILSVPSDPRLHERWVESAVDYVKLAERASGSIPRSVEPTYIWGEALAEVERCRPDLRIINLETSVTTSSDWQLKGINYRMHPDNVACLTAAGIDCCVLANNHVLDW